The genomic region GGATCTTCTCCTTTGGCACCGGGTCCTTCGTGAAATGCCGTACAGAGCGCCTTTTCCTCAGGTAATATCCCATATCTTCTGACGCAATTGTCCCCGCACCGGAAGGCAGGGGCACCCTCTCGTCCGGTCGCTCGTTCAAAAGGAGCGCCTGCGACGGGCAGTAGACTTCGCAGTGCCCGCACCGGATGCACATACCGGCTTTTGCTTCCGGCACTTTCGGCAGGGTGTTCTCATCGGCAGGGTCAATGAGCCCCATGGTGCAGGCATTCGAGCAGATCCCGCACCGGGAGCAGAGGTTCTGGTCAACAAGTATCGTGGTCATGATCTGGTCTCTTTTTTCTTTTTCGTCATTCTGTTATCGGTACGCGAGGGGGTTTGTGGTTTCAGGGGGTGTTCATTCAGGATAGTTGCGAGCCGGGCCATGGTCTGCCCGACCTTCTCTGCATGAGCGATACCCTCCTCATCCCGCTCGACATCCCCGATGTCCCGACCGATCCCGATGCAAGGAAGACCGGGAACCACCATCTCGTTGGCAAGGAAAAAATGGAGCATCGTATCGAAGGTCCTGCTGGCACCGGCGCGCCGGACAGCTACTGCAGCGTTCCCCACTTTTCCAGAGAGCGGGTGCCCGTTGGCATGCGAGACAAACCCAGCCCGATCGATAAGCGCTTTCATCTCGGAGGTGACATCCAGAAAATACACAGGTGACCCCAGGATAATCCCGTCCGCATCGATCATCTTCCGGATACAGGTATTCACGAGGTCGTCATCGATGACACATTTCCCGTCCCGGTTCTCGAAGCATTTCATACACGAGGTGCAGCCGTGGATCTTCTTTCCGGCCAGTTGGATGGTCTCGGTTTCGATCCCTGCATTCTCACATTCCCTGAGAATATGCCGGATAAGGATGGAGGTGTTCCCGTCTTTCCGGGGACTCCCGTTGATTGCAAGTACTTTTGTCATGGTATCAGCGCTGGACCAGTTTCTTCCCGGCACCCCAGGCATCTCCGGCATACTTCCCGAGGGACCAGTAGCGGTTGTCAGGCATGGTCAGGAAGAGAGGATCGATCACCGGGAAATCCGGCCGGCCGTCCTTCACCACCCGCCCGTCAGCATACACTCCCGCAATCTCTCCGATAAAGAGCCGGTGGGTTGGAAGCGGCACGCTCTGTACGAGCCGGCATTCAAGGGTCACCGGGCACTCCCGGATCATGGGTGCGGTCTTCTGGGAGCCATAGAACACATCGAAAACCTGCGATTTATCGGTTTTTTGTCCTGAAACAATGCCGCAGTAATCAGTCTTTTCCAGCAGATCCAAAGAGGGAATGTTCACCGAGAAGGTCTTTGTCTCTTCGATGCCTTTGACCGTGTAGTGGTTGTTCGCGATCCCGCAGGCGATCATGGGGGGATTGCCATTTGCCCGGGTAATCCAGCCCACTGCCATGAAATTTGCTTTCCCTGCTATCTGTGTCCCGACCAGCACCACCGGCATCGGGATAAAGAAGTTGAGTCCAATCGGTATCTTTTCCATGATCTCTCCTCACTCCGCTGCCTGCGGGAGTGCCGGCCAGAAAACCATACCCAGGCAGAATGCACAGGATTCTTCTGAAAGGGCAATCTGAACCATTAGATTAAAATCGGCCTTAACTGAATATATAGGAAATACAGGTATTATTGAAATCAACTTCCATTGAGGTAACCATGATGTATACGAAGAACGGGAAGACCTATCACTGTACGGTTGAAGCAGCACTTGACGTGATCGGCGGGAAATGGAAGCCGATAATACTCTGGCACCTCAACGGCAACGTGCTCCGGTTCAGCGAGCTGCAGAAAGGATTGCCCGGCGTCAATTCAAAGATGCTCACCAAACAACTCCGGGAGCTTGAGGAGGACGGGGTTATCCGGCGGACTGTCTATGCCGAGGTACCCCCCCGGGTGGAATATGCCATAACGGATTTCGGAAAGACCGTGCTCCCGATCTTGGAGGCGCTCTGCATCTGGGGAGCACATTATCTCAACTCTGATAAAGAGGGAGGGGAGGAGATCTCGTCTCCGTGTCCGGCAAAAAAGATGCTGAAACACTGACTTGTTGCAACACCGGTCCGGCGCCATATGCGGTTCCGTCAATCGCGGGGGATACTTCCCATCCCGAATGATTGGGGAGTTCTCCCGCAATACACGTTTTCTTTTTTAGTAACCTGATCCGGTTACTGGTATGGATGCGTTTTTGGCATCACTCTTCTCCTTGTTTCAGTATAATTTCCCCGGAAAATTGTCCACTATACAGGCTGTCCGTCATTGATGCGGAACACCGTTACCGGCCTACCAGAATTTCCTGACTGGAAAGAGACCACAAGACCGCACAATAGTTATTCATAAAAACACTTCAAACTCCATTGATCATGACACGTTTCGGGTTCATTGGCACCGGTTCCATGGGCAGCATGCTCATCCGGCAGTTCATCCTTGCAGGGGTTGCCCAGCCGGGGGAGATAGTTGCATGCAGCAGACAGGGCGCTTCTGCCCGGGCTGTTGCGGAGAAGACCGGCATTGCCGTGAGGGATACCCCGCAGGAGGTTGCACAGGATGCAGAAGTCCTCTTTCTCTGCGTCCGCCCGCTTGAGATAAAAGGCGTGCTCGCAGATCTGCAAAATTCCCTCTCAGACCGCACTCTCCTCGTTTCAATCGCCAGCTCAGTAACAATTGCAGATCTGTCCGGATGGACCGGGCCGGGCGTGCGATGTGTCCGGATGCTCCCGAGCGTGACTGCGGAAGAGCATGCCGGCATCTCCCTTGTTGCCTGGGGACCGGGTGTGACCGAGGGCGATAAGGAGCTCATCTTCTCGCTCTTCTCTGCCATCGGTACTCCTGTAGAAATCGAAGAGCGGCACTTTGAGATTTACGGGGATCTGACGAGCTGCGCACCGGCCCTGATATCAGCCATGATGCAGGAGTTTGCATTGTCTGCAGTCCGGAAAGAAGGGGTCAGTCCGGCGCTGGCAGCATATCTCGTGCAGCAGACCCTTATCGGGACCGCATGGCTGCTTGACCGTGATGATATGGGGTTTGATGAGCTTATCGGGCGCGTTGCAACCAAAGGGGGCATCACCGAAGAAGGGGTGACGGTGCTCCGGAACCGCCTCCCGGCGGTCTATGAAGAACTGCTGGACGCCACCCATAAAAAACATGAAGTGCTCATAAAGAAGATAGCAGAACAGGATCTTCCCTGATAACGCTATTCTTATCAGGGTGCTCCCGGCTTTACAAAAACAGTCAGGCCTGGAGGTTCATCCATCCCAGATCCTTTTCCCCAAATTCTGACGACCGGGCTTTCCTCTTCTCCGGTGTAGGTTCCGTGTACCTTACCGGGGAGCCGGACTCGATCGGCAGCCGGGATTCCTGGCGGCGCTGTTCCATCATCACTTCGATCATATCCCGATCAAGGGACGTATCTCCCGGGGAGAGGATCCTGTTCAGGGTGTACATCTCCTCGATGAACTGGTAAGGCCCGATCTCCCGGAATTCATCGGGGGCAACCGGCATGAGGCTCGATATCTGTTTTATTGCGCCTGCATTCTTTTTGCTGATGTATCCCAGGACGTGATAAGATTCCACGAGAGCTTCAAGCTGGGAATGCCCGAATTTCTTTACCCCGCCATCTGTCCAGCAGTAGAGATGGTAGGTTTTCTGGAGGGGAAGTGTTTCCTGAGGGGGCGAAGCGGGCGGAATTCCACGTTCGGGCAGTTCGGACAACGTGGTTGCCGGTAAAGGATACTGAAGTGAAGGTACGGTGGAGGCAGGCAGTACAACAACCGGAGGTTCCTCGCGGAGATCTTTTTCAAGCGAGGCTGACTCTATTTCAAGGCAGGATTCCCGTGCATCGAGTGCAGCTTCCCGCGCTTCCAGCGCAGATGTTTTTTCCGCATATTCCGGATCAACCGCCGGCTGTTTGGCACCTGAATTGCCCGAAGAGACCAGCGTGAACGGGTTCTCCAGCTCGTTCATCCGTTCACGGATATCCATGAGCAGGCGCTTGATAGTGATTTTAAGAAGATCAACCTCTCGTTCAAGGTTCTGGAGCTTGACAGCGGGATCATCTGAGGTTGCAGCCAGAATGATATCATCGATATGGGTTTGATCGACCGCCATGGCTTATCTCTCTACAATATTAAAATTATTAATTGATAAATATTTCGTTTTCCAAAAAACCTTAGATTGAAGTTTGTTTTGTAATATACTGCATCCTGTGACGTATCATACGGAGAACTATAGAGATGGTGATATATTTTCTTCCTGCCCGGCGGGAGAGGAGATCGGTACCATCCGGTGCCACCGGTCAGAGAACCATCGGGTACCTGCGATCTCCTGCGCAAATTATCCGGTTGCCCACACATGCCTTGGGCAATTCCGACTCCCTTATCTTTGATACATCCCCACTCTTTCCATGGACCCGGTCATAGTTCGCATCCGGCAGGAGCTTCAGAGCCAGGCAGACCCGGAGCTGCAGGAAACCTCAAAGCGGTTCTTCAAAGAGAAGATACTGTGTTACGGCATGAAAACCGCGGCAGTGGTAGCGTTATCAAAAAAGTACTGGAAAGAGATCCAAAAAAGGGACAAAGA from uncultured Methanoregula sp. harbors:
- a CDS encoding flavodoxin family protein produces the protein MTKVLAINGSPRKDGNTSILIRHILRECENAGIETETIQLAGKKIHGCTSCMKCFENRDGKCVIDDDLVNTCIRKMIDADGIILGSPVYFLDVTSEMKALIDRAGFVSHANGHPLSGKVGNAAVAVRRAGASRTFDTMLHFFLANEMVVPGLPCIGIGRDIGDVERDEEGIAHAEKVGQTMARLATILNEHPLKPQTPSRTDNRMTKKKKETRS
- a CDS encoding flavin reductase family protein, which gives rise to MEKIPIGLNFFIPMPVVLVGTQIAGKANFMAVGWITRANGNPPMIACGIANNHYTVKGIEETKTFSVNIPSLDLLEKTDYCGIVSGQKTDKSQVFDVFYGSQKTAPMIRECPVTLECRLVQSVPLPTHRLFIGEIAGVYADGRVVKDGRPDFPVIDPLFLTMPDNRYWSLGKYAGDAWGAGKKLVQR
- a CDS encoding helix-turn-helix domain-containing protein translates to MMYTKNGKTYHCTVEAALDVIGGKWKPIILWHLNGNVLRFSELQKGLPGVNSKMLTKQLRELEEDGVIRRTVYAEVPPRVEYAITDFGKTVLPILEALCIWGAHYLNSDKEGGEEISSPCPAKKMLKH
- a CDS encoding NAD(P)-binding domain-containing protein; this encodes MTRFGFIGTGSMGSMLIRQFILAGVAQPGEIVACSRQGASARAVAEKTGIAVRDTPQEVAQDAEVLFLCVRPLEIKGVLADLQNSLSDRTLLVSIASSVTIADLSGWTGPGVRCVRMLPSVTAEEHAGISLVAWGPGVTEGDKELIFSLFSAIGTPVEIEERHFEIYGDLTSCAPALISAMMQEFALSAVRKEGVSPALAAYLVQQTLIGTAWLLDRDDMGFDELIGRVATKGGITEEGVTVLRNRLPAVYEELLDATHKKHEVLIKKIAEQDLP